Genomic segment of Candidatus Dormiibacterota bacterium:
CCCACGGCCAGGCCGACCGGGTGGTGCTGATGACCTGGTCCGAGTTCGGCCGCCGGGTCGCCGAGAACGGCAGCAGGGGCACCGACCACGGCGCCGCCGCGCCGGTGCTGGTGGTCGGCAGGCCGATCGCCGGCGGCCTCCACGGCGAGCCTCCGTCGCTGACCTCGCTGATCGACAGCGGCAACCTGAAGTACACCACCGACTTCCGCAGCGTCTACCAGACGGTGATCCAGGACTGGCTCGGCGGCGACGCCGAATCGGTGCTCGGCGCCACCTTCCCCCGGCTGCCGCTGGTGCGGGGGGTGGCGGCGTGAGCCTCCAGCCGGGCGCCCTCAAGCTCGCCGGCGGGGTCGGCGCCCTGCTCGTCTGCGGCGGCGCCGGTGCCAGCGTGGCCGCCGACCAGCGGCCCGCCGGCGCGCCCCTGCGTCCCCCGGTGAGCCAGGCCTCGGCGCCGGTCGCCGCGGCCGCGGCACCCGGCGGCCTGGTGATCCCGCCCACCCCGGTGTGCTCCGGCGGCACCGCCGCGAGACCGGCCGCCGCCCCGGCTGCGGCGCCGCCCACGGCCACCGACCCGCAGCTCGTCGCCGTGCTCGCCCAGATCGCCCAGGCGCCGACCGCGGCGGCGCGGCGGCAGCTGATCGCCGCCCTGCCCGCCGACCAGCGCCAGCAGGTCACCGCCCTGATGCGGCAGCGGACCGCGGCGGCGGCGGCGAAGAAGAAGCCCGCTGCCGGCGCGAAGGCCGGCGGTGGCGCCTCGTGCCTGCCCGGCGGTGGCGGCGCCGGCAGCGGCCAGGCGATCGTCCCCAGCGTCGGCGACGCCGCCCCCTCGGGCGCGCCGATCACCTTCACCTACGTCTCGTGAGCGCCGCGCCACCCCTCGCCGTCCACCGCTTCACCGCCTTCGGCGGGGCGCGCTGCGAGGTGCTCGCCCGGGGCTGCACCGACGCGGACGTCTCCGCGGCGGTCGCCGAGGTCTACGCCTTCGAGGCCCGGCTCACCCGCTTCGACCCCGGCAGCGAGCTCTCCCGGCTCAATGCCGCCGCCGGTGCCCGCACCGCGATCTCGCCGCTGCTCGAGGAGCTGCTCCGCGTCACCCTCGACGCCTTCGAGCTCAGCGACGGCGCGGTGAACGCGGCGGTGCTCCCCGCCCTGGTCGCCGCCGGATACGACCGCACCATCGCCGCGGTGCGGGGGCGCCCGGTGCGGGGGGCGCCCCCCGCCGCGGTGGCGGTGCCGCCGCTCGACGCCGTGCTCGAGGTGGGGGAGGGCTGGGCCCGGCTCCGCCCCGGCGCCGCGGTCGACCTCGGCGGGGTCGGCAAGGGCTGGCTCGCCGACCGCCTGGCCGAGCGGCTGGAGAACGCCACCGTCAACCTCGGCGGCGACCTGCGGGCGCTCGGCGCCGGCCCCGAGGGCGACGGCTGGAGGGTCGGCCTCTGCGACGGCTCGGCGGTGCGCGTCGTCGACGCCGGCATCGCCACCAGCGGCCGCGCCGGCCGGAGCTGGGCGGGCGGCCACCACCTCGTCGACCCCCGCACCGGGCGGCCGGCGACCGCCGCTCCCGGCGCGGTGAGCGTCGTCGCCTCCGACGCCCTGCGCGCCGAGGTGCTCGCCAAGCTCGTCGCCATCCGCGGGCTCGCCGAGGGGGTGCCGGTGGCGCTCGCCCGCGGAGCCGCGCGCATCACCTCCGTGTCAGCTCTGGACGCTGACGCGCCCGATGCCGAGGGGGCCTCCCCCAGGCGATCAGCTCCTGCGGCGCCGACCGCCGTCCCACCGCTGCCGCTGGAGAACGTGGCATGACCACCGACATCGTGCTCTGGGACGCGGCCCGCGCCGCCGCGCTCGCGGCCTTCACCGTGCTGAGCGCCTCGCTGCTCACCGGGATGGCGGTGCGCACCGCGCTGCTCGCCCCGCTGGCCCGCAACCGCGCGGTGATCGCCCTTCACGGGTTCCTCAGCTGGTTCTGGCTGCCGCTGGTGGCGGTGCACGTCGCCGCCCTGGTGCTCGACGGCACCGCCCGCATCGGCGTCCTCGACCTGCTGATCCCCTTCCGGGTCGGCTACGCGCGGGTGGCGGTCGGGCTGGGGACCGTGGGCTTTCTCCTCCTGCTCCTGGTCGGGATCACCAGCGCGCTCCGGCGGCGGATGTCCCAGCGGGGATGGCACACCGTCCACCTGCTCTCCTACCCGATGTTCGTGATCTTCCTCCTCCACGCCCAGCTCGCCGGCAGCGACTTCAGCCGCACCTGGATCAGCGTGCTCGGCTGGAGCACGGTCGGCGCCCTGGCCACCCTGGCGCTGCCCCGGCTGGTCGGCGCCCGGGTGGGCGAGCCGGGGCCGGCGACCCGATCCTGACCCGTCCGTCAGATCGCCGCGGGCCGCCGTACACTGGCCGTACAAGGTGGTCGCGCTCTACATCCTCGTCGCAGTGGTCCTCCTCGGGATCGAGGCCTTCACCCTCGCGTTCTTC
This window contains:
- a CDS encoding FAD:protein FMN transferase, whose protein sequence is MSAAPPLAVHRFTAFGGARCEVLARGCTDADVSAAVAEVYAFEARLTRFDPGSELSRLNAAAGARTAISPLLEELLRVTLDAFELSDGAVNAAVLPALVAAGYDRTIAAVRGRPVRGAPPAAVAVPPLDAVLEVGEGWARLRPGAAVDLGGVGKGWLADRLAERLENATVNLGGDLRALGAGPEGDGWRVGLCDGSAVRVVDAGIATSGRAGRSWAGGHHLVDPRTGRPATAAPGAVSVVASDALRAEVLAKLVAIRGLAEGVPVALARGAARITSVSALDADAPDAEGASPRRSAPAAPTAVPPLPLENVA